One genomic window of Solanum dulcamara chromosome 12, daSolDulc1.2, whole genome shotgun sequence includes the following:
- the LOC129877824 gene encoding protein RGF1 INDUCIBLE TRANSCRIPTION FACTOR 1-like: MTMLVPPWLEPLLNTAFFSICRTHGDAARSECNMYCLDCNDNAFCFYCRSSKHKDHQVIQIRRSSYHDVVRVSEIHKVLDISGVQTYVINSARVLFLNERPQPKSSGKASSHVCEICGRSLLDTFRFCSLGCKLVGIKRNGDSSFILDAKNEVLALQRGEGISSRGGNQLREGLEHDIYPPTPPPPPSNARRRKGIPHRAPLGS; encoded by the exons ATGACAATGCTGGTTCCACCGTGGCTAGAGCCTTTATTGAATACGGCTTTTTTCTCAATTTGCCGGACGCATGGTGATGCGGCGCGGAGTGAATGTAATATGTACTGCTTGGATTGCAATGACAATGCTTTTTGCTTCTATTGTCGCTCATCTAAACATAAAGACCATCAAGTCATTCAG ATAAGGAGATCATCATATCATGATGTGGTAAGAGTTTCAGAGATTCATAAAGTATTGGATATAAGTGGAGTGCAAACATATGTAATCAACAGTGCAAGAGTTTTATTTCTAAATGAAAGGCCACAACCAAAGAGTAGTGGCAAAGCAAGTTCTCATGTTTGTGAAATATGTGGAAGAAGCCTTTTGGACACTTTTCGTTTCTGTTCACTTGGATGTAAG CTTGTAGGAATAAAGAGGAATGGAGATTCAAGCTTTATCTTAGATGCCAAGAATGAAGTACTAGCATTGCAAAGAGGTGAAGGCATATCATCAAGAGGAGGAAATCAATTGCGTGAAGGCTTAGAACATGACATATACCCACCCACCCCTCCACCACCCCCTTCAAATGctagaagaagaaaagggattCCTCATAGAGCACCTCTTGGCTCAtaa